In one window of Psychrobacter sp. P2G3 DNA:
- a CDS encoding AAA family ATPase codes for MRQSSALDILKTGQNVFLTGSAGSGKTYTLNQYINYLRARRVPVAVTASTGIAATHMNGTTIHSWSGIGIKDELTDRDLTNLSRKQFLADRLKDTAVLIIDEISMLHAKQINLVSQVLKHVRKNDKAFGGIQVVVAGDFFQLPPIGSKGESNREKFAFMSEAWLDAKFHICYLSEQHRQVSEAANGGLDLDDILNQIRRQEVTFEAIAALEATFDQNVDIKRTRLYTHNLNVNKINDKELAALDGEMMRFESTVTGDSKLVETLKKTVRTQDELILKVGAKVMFIKNNTELGVSNGTMGELIGFAAVKVDDSKDNSDPLIEEDGSTDSDTDTAKNKSKDKEKPKAKKLTTQKMPVVRLNSGREVIAEPEEWIIEDETGDVLASYLQVPLCLAWAITIHKSQGMTLDAAEIDLSRTFELGQGYVALSRLKSLAGLQLLGMNDMSLQLDPLARGADKRFLVLSDEADANYAMLDEESMKQAHEKFVLKAGGTLSQSVIDAYTSLQKKRREQVQAQQDKKQKLGNQVSDKSESTLLATRLLLEESLSIADIAQTRELAQSTIMRHISDLKRQDPSLACDHLRPDDEVMMAVGNAYVAIKVANNPNDFNDNGSVKIKPIYESLKQSVDYNTIRLALIFITP; via the coding sequence ATGCGTCAATCTTCTGCTCTTGATATCTTAAAAACAGGTCAAAATGTATTTTTGACAGGCTCAGCAGGTTCAGGTAAGACTTATACTCTCAATCAATATATCAATTATTTGCGTGCGCGCCGTGTGCCAGTCGCTGTCACTGCAAGTACCGGTATCGCGGCCACACACATGAACGGCACAACTATTCATAGCTGGTCGGGCATCGGTATTAAAGATGAGCTAACTGATCGTGATTTAACCAATTTATCACGCAAACAATTTTTAGCGGACAGGTTGAAAGACACTGCTGTTCTAATTATTGATGAGATATCGATGTTGCATGCCAAGCAGATCAATTTGGTCAGCCAAGTGCTTAAGCATGTGCGCAAAAATGACAAGGCATTTGGTGGTATTCAGGTCGTTGTCGCTGGAGACTTTTTTCAGCTACCGCCAATTGGCAGTAAGGGCGAGAGTAACCGTGAGAAGTTCGCTTTTATGTCGGAGGCTTGGCTTGATGCCAAGTTTCATATTTGCTATCTGTCTGAGCAACATCGGCAAGTGAGCGAGGCAGCTAATGGCGGGCTTGATTTAGACGATATTCTTAACCAAATCCGTCGCCAAGAAGTCACTTTTGAAGCGATTGCTGCGTTAGAAGCTACCTTTGATCAAAACGTCGATATCAAGCGTACACGTCTGTACACGCACAATCTCAACGTCAATAAAATCAATGACAAAGAACTGGCAGCGTTAGATGGCGAGATGATGCGTTTTGAGTCCACGGTGACTGGCGATAGTAAACTGGTTGAGACACTCAAAAAGACGGTGCGTACTCAAGATGAGCTCATTCTCAAAGTTGGCGCAAAAGTGATGTTTATCAAAAACAATACCGAGCTTGGCGTCTCTAATGGCACGATGGGTGAGTTGATAGGCTTTGCGGCAGTAAAGGTCGATGACAGCAAAGACAATAGTGACCCTTTAATTGAAGAAGACGGCAGTACGGACAGTGATACAGATACTGCCAAAAACAAAAGCAAAGATAAAGAGAAGCCCAAAGCTAAAAAGCTAACGACGCAGAAAATGCCAGTGGTTAGGCTTAATTCAGGACGTGAAGTCATCGCTGAGCCTGAAGAGTGGATAATCGAAGATGAGACTGGAGACGTGCTAGCAAGTTATTTGCAAGTACCATTATGCTTAGCTTGGGCGATTACCATTCATAAGTCGCAAGGCATGACCCTTGATGCTGCGGAAATTGACTTGTCACGTACTTTTGAGCTGGGACAAGGTTATGTGGCGTTATCACGGCTTAAGTCGCTGGCGGGTTTGCAGCTGCTGGGTATGAATGATATGAGCTTGCAACTTGATCCACTGGCACGCGGGGCCGACAAACGCTTTTTGGTGCTGTCCGATGAAGCTGATGCCAACTATGCAATGCTTGATGAAGAAAGCATGAAGCAGGCGCATGAAAAGTTTGTTTTGAAAGCAGGCGGTACACTGAGTCAGTCAGTCATTGACGCGTATACAAGTCTACAAAAGAAACGCCGCGAACAGGTACAGGCGCAGCAAGATAAGAAACAAAAACTGGGCAATCAAGTCTCTGATAAATCGGAAAGCACCTTGTTAGCGACGCGGCTGCTCTTAGAAGAAAGCTTATCTATCGCTGATATAGCACAGACGCGTGAGCTTGCGCAGTCAACGATTATGCGCCACATTAGTGATCTCAAACGCCAAGACCCAAGCCTTGCCTGTGATCATCTGCGTCCTGATGACGAAGTAATGATGGCAGTAGGTAATGCCTATGTGGCGATTAAAGTCGCCAATAATCCGAATGATTTTAACGATAATGGTAGTGTGAAAATCAAGCCTATTTACGAGAGTCTTAAACAAAGTGTTGATTACAATACTATTCGTTTGGCGCTGATTTTTATTACACCGTAG
- a CDS encoding aldehyde dehydrogenase family protein gives MLYAYPNTENSPVQFRKKYDNFINGEWVAPADGEYFDNTSPIDGKSICQVARSKEADVEAALDAAHAAKDAWGKSSVTERSNMLLKLADGIEANLEAIAIAESYENGKPVRETLAADIPIAIDHLRYFAGVIRAQEGGISQIDEDTVAYHFHEPLGVVGQIIPWNFPILMAIWKIAPALAAGNCVVLKPAEQTPASVLYMLDLIGAADILPKGVLNVINGFGVEAGKPIASNPRIDKVSFTGETTTGRLIMQYASENIIPVTLELGGKSPNIFFADIMDEDDDFLDKAVEGLVMFALNQGEVCTCPSRALVHESIYDEFMKRCIARVKAIKMGNPLDTDTMIGAQASSDQLEKILSYLDIGKKEGAKVLVGGELAKHDGEMANGYYVQPTIFEGTNDMRVFQEEIFGPVLAVTTFKDDEEAMALANDTLYGLGAGVWTRNGTRAYRFGRGIKAGRVWTNCYHLYPAHSAFGGYKQSGIGRENHLMMLDHYQQTKNMLVSYSPKAMGFF, from the coding sequence ATGTTATACGCCTATCCCAATACTGAAAACAGTCCCGTCCAATTCCGCAAAAAATATGACAACTTTATCAACGGTGAGTGGGTTGCACCAGCTGATGGTGAATACTTTGATAATACAAGTCCTATCGATGGTAAGTCTATCTGCCAAGTCGCACGCTCAAAAGAAGCGGATGTCGAAGCTGCGCTAGATGCCGCTCATGCCGCCAAAGATGCGTGGGGCAAAAGCAGTGTTACTGAACGCTCTAATATGTTGCTCAAACTTGCCGACGGTATCGAGGCCAATTTAGAGGCAATCGCTATCGCCGAGAGCTATGAAAACGGTAAACCTGTACGTGAAACCCTCGCCGCTGATATTCCAATCGCCATCGACCATTTGCGTTACTTTGCTGGCGTTATCCGCGCACAAGAAGGCGGCATCAGCCAAATTGATGAAGATACAGTCGCTTATCATTTTCATGAACCACTTGGCGTCGTGGGTCAAATCATTCCTTGGAACTTCCCTATTCTAATGGCAATCTGGAAAATTGCCCCTGCTCTTGCAGCGGGTAACTGTGTCGTCCTCAAGCCAGCCGAGCAAACCCCTGCTTCTGTTTTATATATGCTTGACTTAATAGGCGCAGCGGACATTCTGCCTAAAGGCGTACTGAATGTCATTAACGGCTTTGGTGTTGAAGCTGGTAAACCAATCGCTTCTAACCCACGTATTGATAAAGTGTCCTTTACTGGTGAGACCACCACTGGTCGCCTCATTATGCAATATGCCAGTGAAAATATCATTCCGGTGACTCTAGAGCTGGGTGGAAAAAGTCCAAACATCTTCTTTGCCGATATCATGGATGAAGATGATGACTTCTTAGACAAGGCAGTTGAAGGTTTGGTCATGTTTGCGCTAAACCAAGGCGAAGTCTGTACTTGCCCATCACGCGCCCTCGTGCACGAAAGCATCTATGATGAATTTATGAAGCGTTGTATCGCGCGCGTTAAAGCCATCAAAATGGGCAATCCACTCGATACTGATACTATGATCGGTGCTCAAGCCAGCTCAGATCAGTTAGAAAAAATCCTATCTTATCTCGATATTGGTAAAAAAGAAGGCGCGAAAGTCCTTGTCGGTGGTGAACTCGCCAAACATGATGGTGAAATGGCAAACGGTTATTATGTACAACCAACCATCTTTGAAGGCACCAATGATATGCGCGTGTTCCAAGAAGAAATCTTTGGTCCTGTGCTTGCCGTTACTACCTTTAAAGACGATGAAGAAGCGATGGCGCTCGCCAATGATACCTTATACGGTCTTGGTGCTGGCGTATGGACGCGTAACGGCACTCGCGCTTATCGTTTCGGTCGTGGCATTAAAGCCGGTCGCGTTTGGACGAATTGTTATCACCTCTATCCTGCGCATTCAGCGTTTGGCGGTTATAAGCAGTCTGGTATCGGCCGTGAAAACCATCTAATGATGCTAGATCATTATCAACAAACCAAAAACATGCTGGTATCTTATAGTCCTAAAGCGATGGGCTTCTTTTAA